The region CCTTTGTTTAAAGAGCAATGTTAGAAATTACGTTTTTATCTCACACTGTTGACGTAATAGTTTCAACCAACAATTAgattattatttgttaaaaaataaatcaaaggtTAATTAAGACTACTTGTATGTCAATATTGTGAGATAATTGTacgataaaaatatggtttataacattactcttgtttAAAATCTTTGATCTCTACAACCTCTTTATTTGCTTATTTGTGTTATGAATTACTAATTTCATCACGGCttatttccatatatgtagctagAGATTACTATCACTTCAaattactagttaatttggagttttcctataattatttataaaacttaatttCATCAAGTAATTAAGCAATATGaaacttaacactcatgactcTTTTTAtgaaccactcactctatgtggacTGCTCCGCATCTTCTTAATATGGGACCGAAGTGTTACAAATTCCGTCTCTTAAATTCCTGACATCCTTGCCAGGGCCATATCATACAATTCTCAAGTAACACATGATGTTACTAGATGGTTTGATACAATTTGTAATGACCCAGGAAAAAGTGCTAGTTACATCTAATCGACCACCCCAAAAGAACTAGCGTATATGCATCAAGTCCATTTTGAGTAATACCGCAGAGGTGTCTAATGCATTTGGAGTGATACCCCATTATCCCCCATCCCTCCAAAGCTTATGGGGCGTGCTCCCCATAATTttctatttgaaattaattttgaaagaacAAGAATGAAGATAATGATCAACTAAACATACATATATGGCAAAACTAAAGCAATACAACTGCATGATCAGCATCAACGGGGTACCAGTTGGGAAATGGTGGCATCATTGACTGAACAAAATTTTCCCTGCGACAGACAAatttcttcctcattttcatcTCTTTGAAGTGAAAAAGCAGGCTTTTTAGGAGTATTGATGGCTCTAGTTTCATTCCTGAGCATTGAAAAAATCTCCAACATAGAAGGTCTATCAACAGGGTTCTCTTGGACACATAAAAGAGCCACCTCCATGCATCTTAGGAGTTtacaagaagaagataaatCATCCAGTGATGGATCAAGAAACTCCCACCCTTTGCCTTCTTTCCACAAAACATATGCCTGCAAGAATTACTCATCTTAGTTGTAAAACAAAGGAGGGACTTTTCAAATGACAATAAACCTAAACCACAATAGTGATCATAATATAATCATAGAAAGTATTACCAAGTAACTTACATATTCTAAAAGGTTCAAATTTTCATGTGTCCCATAATAACATGCAGTCTTCTTGCCACTTATAATTTGCAGAAGCAGAACTCCAAAGCTATAAACGTCGGATTTTGTCGAATATATACCTTTTCTTACATATTCGGGAGGAACATAGCCACTATATAGCATGTAACAATGACAATGATCAGTactagaaaaaaagaaaagaaaaaaaaaaaaggaaacatgtGAGATTTCTACAAAATGAACTTTACTTACTATGTTCCAACAATCCGACTTGTGTTTGCTTCATGCTCATCCTTCCTGAAAATTCTAGCCATCCCAAAATCTGATATCTTAGGGTTCATGTCATTGTCTAGTAGTATGTTACTAGCTTTTAAATCTCGGTGAATTATAGTAAAATTTGAGTATTCTTGGAGATATAGAAGCCCTTGAGTAATGCCTTCAATGATGTGAACACGTTTCTCCCAATCTAAAAGAAACTTTTTAGTTAGATCTGCATCaatttaaattaatactttGTTACTTACTAGAAAGTGTGGGgcaagaaaatcacaaatcaagAAACCTCATTGAGCTTAAATGGGTCTACCTTTACTTAATTATTTGAAGCTTAAACGAGTGTGTCATCCTCTTTAAACCTCGTTGTAGAAATTGTTAGACCCATTTAAACTTTTCAGTACAAAATTACGTTACGACTCAACATGTATGCATAAAACTCTGATGGGAAGTATTAAAAGTTGCTGACCGAAAAGGTAGAGATACAAGCTTTTGTTTGCCATGTATTCATAAATCAACATTTTTTCGTCCCTCTCAGTGCAATACCCCAAAACTCTGACTAGATTTACATGTTGTAGTCTTGCGGTAAGTGTGACCTCATTTTTGAACTCTTCAAGCCCTTGGTTTGAAGTTCTTGAAAGTCTCTTTGCTGCTATCTCTTGTCCCTTCTGTAACTTACCCTAGGAAAACCCACACTCATCGTTAGTATTATCAGCCAAAGAGAGTATTATGAGCCACATATAGCACTGATCATTATTCACTCACCCCTATAATAGTATTTCATATCACTATCAGTGGAAATATAATGTTCACAAACAGACATATTTGCAACTTTCAAGCCCCTTTTTTGTGGTGCAGCTATCAACCCTATTGCCCCTCTTTGTTTAGAGAAAAAAAGATAGCTAAAAGAAAGGCTCAAAAAAAGTTGTTTCATCCTATGCATATAGTTAGTTGGAAGATTTTAGAAAGTTGTTTAGTGAAGCATAGTTCTTCCTAGCAACAAATCAATCCAAGGTATGAACAGAATGTATAACGAGGATAAATTAGAACAAGTGGCTTAATTAAGCAAATCCCTTCCAGAGTCAGAACCAAGGAAACAAGGAGTGGAAAAGAGGTAAATCAAACAATCATGATCTTTCGGACAAGAATGGTGAAGTATATTCCTGccttgaaaagaaaaaggatctGGGAACTTGAATgaagtgaaaaagaaagtagATGAAGCTGTAAAAAGAGATACACTCATCAAGAAGAATTAAGAAATTAGAAGCAGAAGGCAATGTTAGAAGCATAAGACTCCACCAAAACAATTGAGGAGTAACTATGATAATCTCCTGGAGCTATATATAGGGTTGCTTATATGTTTTGGCTTAAATTTACACTAATATGTATAAAGGGAACTCAAGATATATGAGGTGTCAAGCATGCATTATACAGAGTTAGTCATTTAGGTGCGTAAATTATGAAAAGTAATACACTAAGTTAGATTAAGAGGATTTtgaatattaaaatttataaaaggtTTGGAACCTTTTAATGCAGTTTCAAGAAAAACGAACTGATTCCTGATCCAACATATCCTAATCTCCATATTTTTCGATGATTTCATATCACCAgacatcattttctttttcttttggttatgTAATTGAACTCTGCCACAGAGGATTGAACAATGGATGCAATTGCCGAATGTTACCTTGTAAACAGGTCCATATCCTCCTTCTCCAAGCTTATTCTCTCTCGAAAAGTTTTGTGTAGCTGCTTTAATGGTAGTATAACTGAATTCTTGCAGATTAGAAGCATTGTTGTCAAGATCTTCAGGATCTGGAAGTTTAATTTTGACTTTATATAATAATCTTTTGGCGCTTTCTCCACAACCTGCAACCATTAGGAAACATAAGCGAAAGATGTTTAGTATCTCCACCTCTTATATGGTTGTTGTGTACTTCATTTCATGGTTAATGGTGGTCTCAGAATTGAAAAATTAGAATTACCTCTTGACTTGATTACCCTCCGCCATAAGTAACATATCATGAAGCTCAGTATAAGCAAGACTGCAACAGTTGTAGGCAGAATTATTAATAACGAAGGCCTCTTCTTATGTTGATCTTCACCTTCCTCTTGAGCTGCAAAGGTAATTCATTTATATTCATTTGAATGTCTAACGAGGATCTCTAATCATATTTTCATTGAGTTTTGTTTCAACATCTTAATTATGGTTCTATGGGAGAATAACAAGATGCCCTCAAGTTCTCTATACTGACAGGATGCATAATATGTGCAAATGGCCACAAGAATATAATGATAAGAATACATGGGTGTGATCAAATTTACACACAAGCTTTTTGGCAACCAAAATATTACAATAAACTTCGCATGGCCTAAAACCAAATTTATATTTGGAGCCAGGGCAGAGGAGGCCATTATCATTTTCACCATCATTAACTATTTTTCTAATGTGTCACGCTAGTAATGTGGAAAGTGCAAGAGCATAAGTTTTAAGGAAAGCGAGCCACACTGGTCAACAAATCAAAGCGCTTCTCCCAGTAAGGAAAAGAATCAACCACATAACATGCGCTATCAATTAGAGAATTAATCCTTATAATTATGCTCATTTGTTCCCTTACAACGTCTATTCATACCACTCAACATTCATtgataatttcttttattttctcttccttttcttcatcTCTGATTTCAACATGGCAATTCCACAATTTACCACCAATTTcggttaaatatttcacatgttgggtATAATTTGTTGAAGGAGAATTTGAGTCCATACATGAAGAGGAGTGTTAAAATACTAATTTAAATGAGcataaacttttgaaataaacaaTAAGAAATGGAAACCTAAGCATGGACCCTATGAAATTTGACCTGATTGTCATGATGTTCAACCTCTGTTTCCTAATGTAGACCATATGGATGGATTCCAAGTAGTAAATTGAATTTAATTTGTACCTGCTCTAGAGAGCACCCAGTTGTCGTCATTGCCGACTTGAAAAACATTGTAACCAAGCAGACCGTTCTGCTTTGCATAAGAAACCTTAGCTCTAATGGCCTCCACATCGTCGTAATTAATCCAAGTCGGCCCAATTGTGCAGGAATTGACCACATAAGTAGCATTGTATACTGAAGCCGCTCCATAACCATAGCTTCTAATGTAGAATTTTATGAACTTATAGCCCATGGAACCGTCCATTGTAACAGCCGGACCCGTCGACGGTGCACCCGTTGCATTGTTTTGGGGTTTCACCAGCGTCCACGCAAAGCCATGGAAAGGCAAGCCCAAAACCAACTTGCTTGGCAGAAAACCTCTTCTCCTCCACTCTTTTATACCATCATCAGTATTAGCCCCGTTCAATTGTCCACGCAATGCCGCATGAAAGTGCGTGACATTGTCCTTTCCAGGCACGTAGTAATCGTACGCTTTAACATGTAACCAATCCAAGTTCCTCTGCATCGACTCCATTGGGTAACTCTCTGAACCCAAAGCTGGCAAGTAACGACCGGACATGACCAAGAGCAGCCGTGACTGGATGGAATTTCTTGCCTCAGAATCCACAGCAACTCGCCACTCGTTCAAAAGGGTGCCCAAGTTGATCATGTCGGAGCTTTTGCTTGGCACAACCCCACAAAGGTCAAGGCCGTGAAACCCATAAAGCCTAGCTGTCCGTATAGAAGATTGAATAAAAGAATTTCTGTAAGAGGACTGGTTGATCATTGAAAAGAAGGTTGAAGAGTCTTCTCTGCCAACCCATATGGACAAAAGCGTTGTAATGGAGGGGTTCTTCCGCTTTACAGTGGGGGTGAAGGTAGAGAATAGTTGTTCGGTGGAGGCATTGATGGAGAGGTGGTAGGTGGAGGAGTTTATATAAGCGACAGCGCATATGAGGTGAGTGAAAAGCTTGGAGTTTATGTCGGAAATGACGATTTCGCTGCCTGCATAATAGTAACCGGCTTGGACCCAAGATTGTGTTTGTGGGGTTGAACTGTGGGATTTGAGAGGGtgaaagaagaggaggaggagggtgaGCAGTTTGGACGCCATTGAAGATCAAATGATGTCCCATGCTTTGGCTGCATATATATTTGTCAAAGCGTGTATATAATTGAGCAAGCAAACACGTCCACGACTCCACAAATCACTTGGCCTGCGGCCCTACATGCCTAGATTTCGTTAGAGAATGATACTCTTTAGATCGAGTTTCAGAATTCTAGCTCATGACGTGGTTGCTCGAGTTTTTGCCAACATTTTTCACGACGAAAACGAATTTTTTACGTCACATTGTTTTACACCAAGACATAGAGAATGTAGAATCATGTATGtgggtcttatatatatatagatcgcGTACCTAATATGTTTTGATGTATAACTAATGTAAGGTTATGTAATATAGGAATAACACATCTCTTTTCACAAAAATGATAGCCATTTCCCATTTATAACATTCacatcctaaattttttttctccattttagttaattatcttttttacccactttttttaaaaaaacttacctccaattctttattttaattatttacggTCACCGTTCtatttaaatggttttttttctcaactatttctttatttttttaagataaaattatttctttattaagaGAAGAGAATGGTAGCATAaaactacttttcttttttgttatttttatttttttatttagggtttaaggttttttaatatttgttgagTGGTCACACTTTCTGACAGAGAttgacagtaaaaattactattggattttgaatagattattattagattttggatCCAATGATAATTACTATTGTCACATCAAAGAGTGTGTACTTGAGAGCGTCTAGCATTTCTCCTTATGGATGGTgacatttcttaaaaaaaaaaaaaagttgtagtaTCCAAACTTCTAGGAGTATCGATCTTCAATGGAAGGAGGTAAAGAGGTTGGTTACTTTTCTAGGAGTATCTTCAATGCAAGAAAGTTGAATAGAATTACGGCTGTCTCTATCAGGGACCCGATTATATGGCTAagtccttccttttttttcggCTGAGAAATGGCAGAGCCCTTCATGACTATTGACTAATAGGGTGTGTAGTCAGCAGATTTGGTTATAAGAAGATAATTTTCAAGGGGCTCCTATTGCAAAGTTGACTAGTATTTGAAACAATATCTATAATATGAAGAATATAACTAGTATTCAAACAatcaatgaaaaaaagaaagaaaatacaaatttgTCACTTGCCCCGTACAAGGCTGCTAACTTGAAAGCCAATGAATTAAGCTCTGAAGTCGCCCTTTCCTTTATTTGAAAATGACCTCATTGTAAGAtatggaggaagaagaaagtgCAGAGGAGATACAGAGAAGATGAATGTGCAGAGATACGTTGGAAAAAAGGTGTTGGGCGTGATGTTAAAGTATGAAGAAGTGTGTAATATAGTCTTGGGCAATGAGTTTAGAGAAGTTGGGTGTGATGTTTGAAGTATGGAGAGTTGTGTAATCTAGCTTGGACAGTGAGTTCAGAATAGATAGGCGTGTGTGATAGGTGTTGGGCAGTTGGACAGATGCGTATGTGAGGCTGCTGGACAGATGCATGGATAACAGCTAGCAGTGGTAAAAAAGTTTACATTCAAcatgaaataaatgctaaatGAATTCAAAACAAACTCATAAAAATAGAGATGAAAATGCCCTTAGTCCCATTGCACTTCACCATCTCCGATTGAACACCAATCCCCCTAATGTGATGTTGACGGTGGTTCGGTCGTTCTACCGGAAAAGGGCCAGATCCCTGCCAACCAGCCTTTCTAGTCGAAGAACAGTCGGATCTGGCCTGATCTAGCCGTTTTGGCCGGAGAATGGTCGGATCCCAGCGGCTGGCTGGGGATCCGActgtttttagattttttatggtAAGGGCATTTTCATCTCTATATTTGTAAGtttattttggatta is a window of Alnus glutinosa chromosome 4, dhAlnGlut1.1, whole genome shotgun sequence DNA encoding:
- the LOC133866366 gene encoding cysteine-rich receptor-like protein kinase 19; this encodes MASKLLTLLLLFFHPLKSHSSTPQTQSWVQAGYYYAGSEIVISDINSKLFTHLICAVAYINSSTYHLSINASTEQLFSTFTPTVKRKNPSITTLLSIWVGREDSSTFFSMINQSSYRNSFIQSSIRTARLYGFHGLDLCGVVPSKSSDMINLGTLLNEWRVAVDSEARNSIQSRLLLVMSGRYLPALGSESYPMESMQRNLDWLHVKAYDYYVPGKDNVTHFHAALRGQLNGANTDDGIKEWRRRGFLPSKLVLGLPFHGFAWTLVKPQNNATGAPSTGPAVTMDGSMGYKFIKFYIRSYGYGAASVYNATYVVNSCTIGPTWINYDDVEAIRAKVSYAKQNGLLGYNVFQVGNDDNWVLSRAAQEEGEDQHKKRPSLLIILPTTVAVLLILSFMICYLWRRVIKSRDPEDLDNNASNLQEFSYTTIKAATQNFSRENKLGEGGYGPVYKGKLQKGQEIAAKRLSRTSNQGLEEFKNEVTLTARLQHVNLVRVLGYCTERDEKMLIYEYMANKSLYLYLFDLTKKFLLDWEKRVHIIEGITQGLLYLQEYSNFTIIHRDLKASNILLDNDMNPKISDFGMARIFRKDEHEANTSRIVGTYGYVPPEYVRKGIYSTKSDVYSFGVLLLQIISGKKTACYYGTHENLNLLEYAYVLWKEGKGWEFLDPSLDDLSSSCKLLRCMEVALLCVQENPVDRPSMLEIFSMLRNETRAINTPKKPAFSLQRDENEEEICLSQGKFCSVNDATISQLVPR